One bacterium DNA window includes the following coding sequences:
- a CDS encoding ABC transporter substrate-binding protein, translating into MTTTGKFLAMGLMLALFVSASCSRSSEAIHIGAALATTGPAAMLGTPEKNSVEMLVKEINGSGGIGGVPLKVICYDTEGDPTKTVMVVKKLINKDNVVAIVGPTTSGTTLAVMDLVEQAGVPLVSCASSRKIVQPVLSNVFKVTHSDSLVVEKIYDKLRKDGNRKVALLTVSDGFGSSGREALLEMAGRYGIEVIADERFGASDTSMMAQLTRIKGSGSQALICWGTNPGPAIVAKNARQLGITMPIYNSHGVASKKFIELAGKDAEGIMLPVGKVLIADQLPDSDPQKPVLMKYREDYQKAYNEPANTFGGHGYDAVRLLAAALEEMDKLGVKVNREGVRSRLDKTASLPGIGGVYNLSSDDHNGLTIDGLVMVRIEEGAWKIIE; encoded by the coding sequence ATGACTACCACGGGAAAGTTTTTAGCAATGGGTTTGATGCTGGCACTTTTCGTGTCGGCTTCGTGCTCCAGATCGAGCGAAGCGATCCACATCGGCGCCGCCCTTGCCACCACCGGTCCAGCGGCCATGCTGGGTACTCCGGAAAAGAACTCCGTCGAGATGCTGGTCAAGGAGATCAACGGCAGCGGCGGGATCGGGGGCGTTCCCCTCAAGGTGATCTGTTACGATACCGAGGGAGACCCCACAAAGACCGTCATGGTCGTGAAAAAACTGATCAACAAGGACAATGTGGTGGCCATCGTCGGGCCGACGACCTCCGGGACGACCCTCGCGGTGATGGACCTGGTCGAGCAGGCGGGCGTCCCCCTCGTGTCGTGCGCATCGAGCAGGAAGATCGTCCAGCCGGTTCTCTCCAACGTTTTCAAGGTCACCCATTCCGACAGCCTGGTCGTGGAAAAGATCTACGACAAGCTCCGGAAGGACGGCAACCGGAAAGTGGCCTTGCTCACCGTTTCCGACGGCTTCGGGAGCTCCGGAAGGGAAGCGCTCCTGGAGATGGCCGGCCGGTACGGCATTGAGGTCATCGCTGACGAGCGTTTCGGTGCGTCCGACACCAGCATGATGGCCCAGCTCACCAGGATCAAGGGTTCCGGATCGCAGGCTCTTATCTGCTGGGGAACGAACCCGGGTCCGGCCATAGTCGCGAAAAACGCGAGGCAGCTGGGTATAACCATGCCCATTTACAACTCCCACGGCGTCGCGTCCAAAAAGTTCATCGAGCTGGCCGGAAAGGACGCCGAGGGGATCATGCTCCCCGTCGGCAAGGTCCTGATCGCGGATCAGCTGCCGGATTCCGATCCCCAGAAACCGGTCCTGATGAAATACAGGGAGGACTACCAGAAGGCATATAACGAACCTGCCAACACCTTCGGGGGACACGGGTATGACGCTGTGCGCCTCCTTGCGGCCGCCCTGGAGGAGATGGACAAGCTGGGCGTCAAGGTCAACCGGGAAGGCGTCAGGTCCCGTCTGGATAAGACCGCTTCGCTGCCCGGCATTGGCGGCGTCTACAACCTCAGTTCCGACGATCACAACGGCCTGACCATCGACGGTCTGGTCATGGTCCGCATCGAAGAGGGAGCCTGGAAGATCATCGAGTGA
- a CDS encoding sigma-54 dependent transcriptional regulator, giving the protein MKNTDNMALKNILIIDDDNAHRLMLRESLRERGFKPLEAASGEEGLKTLETEIVDLVLLDIKMHGMGGMEALKQIRGFNPALPVIMMTAYATVETAIEALKVGAVDYLLKPLDMEELEEAVRAAIEPAVSRTAGRTPSMPELKGLDLVAESAVMNDILAEAVKVAPTDATVLLTGESGSGKEVLAEAIHRMSLRAGKRIMTLNCAAIPDTLIESELFGHKKGSFTGADRDKEGRFQAAGGGTLFLDEIGELPLPAQAKLLRVLQDGRITPVGGTQEIDTNVRIIAATNRNLEEEVKEGRFREDLYYRISVFPIRIPPLRERKIDIPPLAELFLKRFSRRHGKDIKGFTPRALTSLLSHDWPGNVRELMNVIERAIILSRGDYLEERDLPGIGSPEAMGKEDPASRIRAGISLREMEKILIERTLTDTDSNRTHAARILGITRKTLLAKVREYGIEG; this is encoded by the coding sequence TTGAAAAATACGGACAATATGGCCCTGAAGAACATCCTCATTATCGACGACGACAACGCTCACCGCCTGATGCTCAGGGAGTCCCTAAGGGAACGGGGCTTCAAACCGCTGGAGGCAGCTTCAGGCGAGGAGGGGCTCAAGACCCTCGAGACGGAGATCGTGGACCTCGTCCTGCTGGACATCAAGATGCACGGCATGGGGGGGATGGAGGCACTGAAACAGATCAGGGGTTTCAACCCGGCTCTGCCCGTCATCATGATGACCGCTTACGCCACCGTGGAAACCGCCATTGAAGCTCTCAAGGTCGGCGCCGTTGATTACCTCCTCAAACCACTGGATATGGAAGAGCTCGAGGAAGCCGTTCGGGCGGCCATTGAGCCTGCTGTGAGCAGGACCGCCGGCAGAACGCCGTCGATGCCTGAGTTGAAGGGCCTGGATCTTGTCGCCGAGAGCGCCGTGATGAACGACATTCTGGCCGAAGCCGTCAAGGTTGCCCCCACGGACGCGACGGTCCTTCTTACCGGCGAAAGCGGATCCGGTAAGGAAGTCCTTGCCGAAGCCATCCACAGAATGAGCCTGAGGGCCGGGAAAAGGATCATGACCCTTAACTGTGCCGCCATCCCTGACACCCTCATCGAGAGCGAACTCTTCGGGCATAAAAAGGGATCCTTCACCGGCGCCGACCGGGACAAGGAGGGACGGTTCCAGGCGGCGGGGGGAGGCACCCTTTTCCTGGACGAGATCGGGGAACTCCCTCTCCCGGCCCAGGCCAAGCTCCTCAGGGTCCTTCAGGACGGGAGAATCACGCCGGTGGGCGGGACCCAGGAGATCGACACCAACGTGAGGATCATCGCCGCCACCAACAGGAACCTTGAGGAGGAGGTAAAGGAGGGCCGCTTCCGCGAGGACCTGTACTATCGTATCTCGGTTTTCCCCATCCGGATCCCGCCCCTCAGGGAAAGAAAGATCGACATCCCCCCCCTCGCCGAACTCTTTCTCAAGCGATTTTCCAGGCGTCACGGTAAGGATATCAAGGGGTTTACACCAAGGGCGCTAACAAGTCTCCTCTCCCACGACTGGCCGGGTAATGTGCGCGAGTTGATGAACGTCATTGAAAGGGCCATCATCCTGTCGCGCGGCGATTATCTTGAGGAGAGAGATCTCCCTGGCATCGGTTCACCGGAGGCAATGGGAAAGGAGGACCCCGCTTCAAGGATCCGGGCCGGCATCTCCCTTCGCGAGATGGAGAAGATCCTCATTGAAAGAACCCTGACCGACACCGACAGCAACCGGACCCATGCAGCGCGCATCCTCGGGATCACCCGCAAGACCCTTCTTGCCAAGGTCAGGGAGTACGGTATAGAGGGATAG
- a CDS encoding cytochrome c, giving the protein MNGRRSGKTLWWGVGLILAGFAGMALFLAGGSRVAPFTGWGGGGVLDKGSYSSNGERIYYLGIDSAGNRIRTRGGPHWLRAMGGSCVNCHGVGGQGRFPVMMGTKVPTDIRYQTLTSEEHGHDGENGEAGPVYTDEDIRRAITDGVEPDGKRLDPTMPQWKMGKDDLDDLLGYLKSLK; this is encoded by the coding sequence ATGAATGGGCGGCGATCGGGAAAAACCCTCTGGTGGGGCGTGGGGCTCATCCTTGCGGGTTTCGCCGGGATGGCCCTCTTTCTTGCAGGCGGTTCACGCGTGGCGCCGTTTACAGGATGGGGCGGCGGAGGGGTTCTTGACAAGGGATCCTACTCTTCCAACGGGGAGAGGATCTACTACCTCGGCATCGACAGCGCGGGGAACCGTATCAGGACGCGGGGCGGCCCGCACTGGCTCAGGGCCATGGGCGGCAGCTGCGTCAATTGCCACGGGGTCGGCGGGCAGGGCAGGTTTCCCGTCATGATGGGGACGAAGGTGCCCACGGACATCCGGTACCAGACCCTGACATCTGAAGAGCACGGTCACGACGGCGAAAACGGTGAAGCCGGGCCTGTCTACACCGACGAGGATATCCGGCGGGCCATAACGGATGGCGTGGAGCCGGACGGCAAACGGCTCGACCCCACCATGCCCCAGTGGAAAATGGGGAAGGATGATCTCGACGATCTTCTGGGATACCTGAAGTCCCTGAAATGA
- a CDS encoding demethoxyubiquinone hydroxylase family protein yields MPANRRAVRILKKLFNLEVMAVEIYRTQLGALAGAGERSMMAAALENEEHHRETFRSLLQARGLAPSPLHNLFWIVGQAIGRTTSLLGRKAVLRGDITFEDKAAGEYTEFVKEGSFTEEEAAFIGEFLEDEKRHSANWRRLLEG; encoded by the coding sequence ATGCCGGCAAACCGCAGAGCCGTTCGTATCCTGAAAAAACTTTTCAACCTCGAGGTCATGGCTGTGGAGATCTACCGCACCCAGCTCGGCGCCCTGGCCGGGGCCGGGGAACGTTCCATGATGGCGGCCGCCCTGGAGAACGAGGAGCACCACAGGGAGACCTTCCGTTCCCTGCTGCAGGCCAGGGGGCTCGCACCATCCCCCCTCCATAACCTCTTCTGGATCGTGGGCCAGGCCATCGGCAGGACCACCTCCCTCCTCGGCAGGAAGGCCGTCCTGCGGGGCGATATCACCTTCGAGGACAAGGCCGCCGGTGAATACACCGAATTCGTCAAGGAGGGAAGCTTCACCGAGGAAGAAGCGGCCTTTATCGGTGAGTTCCTGGAGGACGAAAAACGGCACTCCGCGAACTGGAGGCGGCTGCTGGAAGGATAG
- a CDS encoding DUF302 domain-containing protein, which produces MDQERYYFKTELKLPYGKAVEAAKKALAEEGFGVLTEIDVQATLKKKLDVDFRPYVILGACNPSLAHRALQADGQIGLLLPCNVVVQETEGGCRVSAINPEVAMEPVGITKVKTTACEVAKKLKKVIMAMERH; this is translated from the coding sequence GTGGATCAAGAGAGGTACTACTTCAAAACAGAACTGAAGCTGCCTTACGGCAAGGCCGTTGAGGCGGCAAAGAAGGCCCTGGCCGAAGAGGGTTTCGGTGTTCTCACCGAGATCGACGTCCAGGCAACCTTGAAGAAGAAACTGGATGTGGATTTCAGGCCCTACGTCATCCTTGGCGCCTGCAACCCGTCCCTGGCCCACCGCGCCCTTCAGGCCGACGGGCAGATCGGCCTTCTGCTTCCGTGCAACGTCGTGGTCCAGGAAACTGAGGGTGGGTGCCGGGTGTCGGCCATCAACCCCGAAGTGGCCATGGAGCCCGTGGGGATCACCAAGGTGAAGACCACGGCATGCGAGGTGGCCAAAAAACTCAAAAAAGTGATCATGGCGATGGAAAGGCATTGA
- a CDS encoding SHOCT domain-containing protein has translation MMGWGNQGYGMMGGGGYGGYGGIVMILFWLLIIVGAVFVIRYFAAGHRFPGGQGEGLAPPRDPLEILRERYAMGEMSTEEFEERKKVLESGP, from the coding sequence ATGATGGGTTGGGGAAACCAGGGCTACGGAATGATGGGTGGAGGAGGTTACGGAGGTTACGGAGGTATCGTCATGATCCTTTTCTGGCTGCTGATCATCGTCGGCGCGGTATTCGTTATCAGGTATTTCGCCGCCGGACACCGCTTTCCCGGCGGTCAGGGAGAGGGGCTGGCTCCCCCGCGCGATCCTTTGGAGATCCTCCGGGAAAGGTACGCCATGGGTGAGATGAGCACGGAGGAGTTCGAGGAGAGGAAGAAGGTCCTGGAGAGCGGGCCATGA
- the lgt gene encoding prolipoprotein diacylglyceryl transferase, translating into MNPELFHLGPLTVHTYGMFYALGILAAVGLAEHLHRRDGGTPGIIADMAFPVVTGVFLGARTLFVLVEHEYYLRHPIEVLMVWKGGLVFYGGFIGGALAFIVTVRIRKLDLWDLADSVAPGIALGHALGRLGCFFAGSCYGRPTDVPWAVTFTDPNSLARDILGIPVHPTQLYSSAFLFFLSAILVIVGRRRRFRGQVFASYVLLYGTFRFFIEFLRGDPRGEAAFAGLTLSTGQWISALLVPAALAGTFYLCRKGKTNSGSREVLLQNRTEAALRQGR; encoded by the coding sequence ATGAACCCTGAACTTTTCCACCTTGGTCCCTTGACCGTTCACACCTATGGGATGTTTTACGCCCTGGGTATCCTGGCTGCCGTCGGCCTGGCAGAGCACCTCCACCGGCGTGACGGCGGCACACCGGGAATCATTGCAGACATGGCCTTTCCCGTCGTGACCGGGGTTTTCCTGGGCGCCCGGACCCTGTTCGTACTGGTGGAGCATGAGTATTATCTGCGCCATCCCATCGAGGTCCTCATGGTCTGGAAGGGCGGTCTCGTGTTTTACGGGGGATTCATCGGAGGGGCACTCGCTTTCATTGTAACTGTCCGGATCAGAAAGCTGGATCTCTGGGACCTGGCGGACAGCGTGGCACCCGGCATCGCCCTGGGTCACGCCCTGGGACGCCTGGGGTGTTTCTTCGCCGGTTCCTGTTACGGCCGCCCCACCGATGTTCCCTGGGCCGTTACCTTCACCGATCCCAACTCCCTTGCGCGGGACATCCTTGGTATCCCGGTGCACCCCACACAGCTCTATTCCTCCGCTTTTTTATTTTTTCTTTCGGCTATACTTGTCATCGTGGGCAGGAGGCGAAGGTTCCGGGGGCAGGTCTTCGCCAGTTACGTCCTTTTGTACGGAACGTTCCGGTTTTTCATCGAGTTTTTAAGGGGAGACCCCAGGGGTGAGGCGGCCTTCGCGGGGCTGACGCTCTCCACGGGCCAGTGGATCAGCGCACTCCTCGTTCCCGCCGCTCTGGCTGGCACCTTTTATCTTTGCCGGAAAGGAAAAACAAACAGTGGATCAAGAGAGGTACTACTTCAAAACAGAACTGAAGCTGCCTTACGGCAAGGCCGTTGA
- a CDS encoding ATP-binding protein, producing the protein MSGRKNLLMGAALLIPIVIVFLITYRSARVESDLIDESLHHQAEVIAHGLAASLNVGIMHATWSAEAVQDLLNANATESGALLIYITSPEGLFAASESRLSPEDLPGDLFSPSFNAQIPGDGLFIREPGLFVYQRPVRDLPEPGEGRPFGRHMMGRYGARSIFPTGTRITVVLDAAASYYLKGHHLRMNLAMGLLLMVTIAGIGGWGFWSQKAREAATALARTESYAREIVTRMPAGLILCNPEGRIAVTNASASAILGMPEDRLRGMSAQDIFPEQLLLCDSLRNGIDHPVTEGDMEVDGRRLKINLSATPLPGEGSEPGGFLILFQDITELETLRDQLAQSERLAELGRLSSTVAHEIRNPLSSIRGLAQLLAGKVPGEQGAMMEAIIREVDRLNSVVSGLLSYARQENPELLDWKVLDILEHVKVLAAGDARLKEIKLGVDNTSKEISWPMDRDMVIQALLNLVINAIEASRPGQTVQLSAKVEGEALRLAVDDQGEGIPEDSEKLFALFETSKESGTGLGLPMVRKVARLHGGRATLRPNQGGGTRAAIEIPRRGGA; encoded by the coding sequence GTGAGCGGCAGGAAGAACCTGCTCATGGGAGCGGCCCTTCTCATACCCATTGTCATCGTTTTCCTGATCACCTATCGCAGCGCACGCGTCGAAAGCGATCTCATCGATGAAAGCCTCCACCATCAGGCGGAAGTGATCGCCCATGGCCTGGCGGCCAGTCTGAACGTGGGCATAATGCACGCAACGTGGAGTGCGGAGGCTGTTCAGGATCTCCTCAACGCCAACGCCACGGAATCCGGCGCTCTTCTCATTTACATCACCTCTCCCGAGGGTCTTTTTGCGGCAAGTGAGAGCCGATTGTCCCCCGAAGACCTTCCGGGAGATCTTTTTTCGCCCTCCTTTAACGCGCAGATCCCCGGGGACGGCCTCTTCATAAGGGAACCCGGTCTTTTCGTTTATCAAAGACCGGTCAGGGATCTGCCCGAACCCGGTGAAGGACGACCCTTTGGCAGGCACATGATGGGGAGGTACGGGGCCCGGAGCATATTCCCCACGGGAACCCGCATAACAGTGGTCCTGGACGCCGCAGCATCGTACTATCTGAAGGGGCACCACCTGCGCATGAACCTGGCCATGGGCCTCCTCCTGATGGTGACGATCGCGGGGATCGGAGGATGGGGGTTCTGGAGCCAGAAGGCCCGTGAAGCCGCAACGGCCCTTGCCCGCACAGAGTCCTACGCTCGCGAGATCGTCACCCGTATGCCGGCCGGATTGATCCTGTGCAATCCGGAGGGAAGGATCGCGGTCACCAACGCCTCGGCATCGGCCATTCTCGGCATGCCGGAGGATCGGCTCAGGGGAATGTCGGCTCAGGATATTTTCCCGGAACAGCTCCTGCTGTGTGATTCACTCAGGAACGGGATCGATCATCCCGTCACTGAAGGAGACATGGAAGTGGACGGCCGCAGGCTGAAGATAAACCTTTCGGCCACGCCGCTCCCCGGTGAAGGCAGCGAACCCGGGGGGTTTCTCATCCTTTTCCAGGACATAACAGAACTGGAAACACTGAGGGACCAGCTCGCTCAATCCGAGAGGCTGGCAGAGTTAGGCAGGCTGTCGTCTACTGTAGCCCACGAGATCCGTAACCCGCTGAGCAGCATCCGCGGGCTTGCGCAGCTCCTGGCAGGGAAGGTGCCCGGGGAGCAGGGCGCCATGATGGAGGCCATCATCCGGGAGGTGGACCGCCTCAACAGCGTCGTGAGCGGTCTCCTTTCCTATGCCCGCCAGGAGAACCCCGAGCTGCTTGATTGGAAGGTCCTGGATATCCTGGAGCATGTCAAGGTCCTGGCGGCAGGTGATGCCAGGCTCAAGGAAATAAAACTGGGAGTGGACAACACTTCAAAAGAGATCTCCTGGCCTATGGACCGGGACATGGTCATCCAGGCCCTCCTCAACCTGGTAATTAACGCCATTGAGGCTTCCCGGCCCGGACAGACCGTTCAGCTATCCGCCAAGGTCGAGGGAGAGGCGCTTCGGCTGGCTGTCGACGACCAGGGCGAGGGGATTCCCGAGGACAGCGAGAAGCTGTTTGCCCTCTTCGAAACCTCGAAGGAGAGCGGGACCGGACTTGGACTGCCCATGGTGAGAAAGGTCGCCCGGCTCCATGGCGGGAGGGCTACCCTCCGTCCGAACCAGGGGGGCGGTACCAGGGCCGCCATCGAGATCCCGAGAAGGGGGGGGGCTTGA